A genome region from Brooklawnia propionicigenes includes the following:
- a CDS encoding META domain-containing protein, producing the protein MTKRLWPAAVLTISLLLAGCAVTPTPFDRTPGGAGGPSDLVGITWLLDELNGQPAVEGTFPSVTFSSEGGIGGSGGCNVYAGNYTVSGSQIDVADNIISTMMACDDPIMTQEFGLFDALKTASSYAVVDTKLTLSDQNGTALATFNAQSQDLAGTSWQVTAYNNGQEAVVGVLEGTTPSIEFGADGHLSGSAGCNRVIGSFTTTDGTIKLGPLATTQMACAEPEGVMDQESRLVAALETAATYHVEGPSLEMRTADDAIAVRFSRA; encoded by the coding sequence ATGACCAAGCGACTCTGGCCCGCCGCCGTTCTGACGATCTCGCTGTTGCTCGCCGGCTGCGCCGTCACCCCCACCCCGTTCGATCGCACACCCGGCGGAGCGGGCGGACCGTCGGATCTGGTCGGCATCACCTGGTTGTTGGACGAGCTGAACGGCCAGCCTGCCGTGGAGGGCACGTTCCCGTCGGTCACTTTCAGCAGCGAGGGCGGCATCGGCGGCTCGGGCGGCTGCAACGTCTACGCCGGCAACTACACCGTCAGCGGCTCCCAGATCGATGTGGCTGACAACATCATCTCGACGATGATGGCGTGCGACGACCCCATCATGACCCAGGAGTTCGGGCTCTTCGACGCCCTCAAGACCGCGTCGTCCTACGCCGTCGTGGACACCAAACTGACTCTGTCCGACCAGAACGGAACCGCCTTGGCCACCTTCAACGCCCAGTCCCAGGACCTCGCCGGCACCAGCTGGCAGGTCACCGCCTACAACAACGGCCAAGAAGCCGTCGTCGGCGTGCTGGAGGGCACTACCCCGAGCATCGAGTTCGGCGCCGACGGGCACCTGTCCGGGTCCGCGGGCTGCAACAGGGTGATCGGCAGTTTCACCACCACCGATGGCACGATCAAGCTGGGACCGCTGGCCACCACCCAGATGGCCTGCGCCGAGCCCGAGGGCGTGATGGATCAGGAGTCCCGGCTGGTGGCCGCGCTCGAGACCGCCGCGACCTACCACGTCGAGGGTCCGAGCCTGGAGATGCGTACCGCCGACGACGCGATCGCCGTCCGTTTCAGCCGCGCCTGA
- a CDS encoding DEAD/DEAH box helicase, producing the protein MDVFRVRDKVIDDYRSFTTASIDIKDARLKEHYQGELDGDRQWPEPWISLNPAFESGGRIDELVNEGLLDPECDRIFRVKQHLEDPGRTPFTLHRHQREAIEVARSGQSYVLTTGTGSGKSLAYIVPIVDHVLRRPRTPGVKAIIVYPMNALANSQRGELEKFLRNGYGDGREPVTFARYTGQERGEERDRILASPPDILLTNYVMLELVLTRPEERARLVKAAKGLQFLVLDELHTYRGRQGADVAMLVRRVREACSSPHLQCVGTSATMASGGSTLDQKRTVAEVATRIFGSPVVPEHVIGETLTRATAAGAGSDATALTQAVRSGYLPDDYAGLAASPLASWIETTFGLATEETTGQLIRQVPRRLREHAAPALSGVTGVPVQDCHDAIRRALLKGSRVRHPETGRPLFAFRLHQFLSKGDTLHVSLEPEQDRFITSKYQVAVPSAPEKLLFPLAFCRECGQEYAVVKAVTRQGETTYAPRASRDITAGDAVDGYLYVSTQLPWPADPIAEGRLPDSWVGPDNQPLLNKVRYLPQRVRVDTAGQRVDVGGTPAAFIPSPFTFCLSCQVSYEQTRGRDFSKLITLDAEGRSSAVSVLSTSLVRALREVPPSELPADARKLLTFVDNRQDASLQAGHLNDFVQVAQLRGALHAAMKAAPRGLTHESVAGKVVDALGLEFSDYAAAPEAVYAARTRTQRALRELVEYRLYLDLQRGWRITMPNLEQTGLLHVGYESLAEIASDQSLWTGALGPLRDARDGHREELCRIVLDESRKVLAVDVDCLTESGFERIKRQSSQELTGVWAIPANETVAPVGTVYAFASQPGKGRNDLHLTGRSALGRYLSRPNQFPGHPDKLGIDDAQRIIQDILGVLTRAGLLVDVEGNYGRRGYRLKASSLVWSAGDGTSAAADPIRKTVDADTGGRVNAFFRTLYQGVARELRGLSAREHTAQVSPMEREERERAFRKGTLPLLYCSPTMELGVDISSLNAVGLRNVPPTPANYAQRSGRAGRSGQPALVLTYCATGNSHDQYYFRRSANMVAGSVAAPRLDLANEALLRSHVQAVWLAETGEKLGSRMTDLLDAEGRPPSLVMKPEKERAFADLEAIRRATQHAQAIIEPMLPELRATAWWQEDWVAGVVRAAPRTLDESCDRWRRLYLAALADQDAQNRIVLESHLSPRARQAATTRRREAENQLRLLRNEDDESGHSDFYTYRYFASEGFLPGYSFPRLPLAAYIPAVRGTVGPRDGGDYIQRPRFLAIAEFGPGALIYHEGARYEVNRVQVPLAQSGQATVDTSEARRCEACGYHHDRRAGLDVCENCGEELGATTYGLMQLTTVYTRRRERISSDEEERRRAGFELQTSYRFSQHGARSGKLTAEVLADGEPLADLAYGDSAEVRVTNRGRRRRKDPAEVGFYLDPVKGQWLSDRAGADAESDDGDSDPDEANSLRVIPYVRDNRNILVLRLADAVPDEVATTLRYALERGVEAAFQLEDSELASEALPDDQHRGRMLFTESAEGGAGVLRRLQAESGALALAARTALEITHFDPVTGEDRGSAEAGSERCEKACYDCLLSYGNQFEHTAIDRHLIRDLLLRFAGAQTSVSASDLPRGEHADELLAACDTDLERNWLRVLMAGDFRLPDAAQPLLESARCRPDFLYSDAGLAVFIDGPVHDRTDKITEDVAAEERLLDAGYSFVRFAHDEDWLVKLRGRADVFGEGRRA; encoded by the coding sequence ATGGACGTATTTCGTGTGCGCGACAAGGTCATTGACGACTACCGCTCATTCACCACGGCGTCCATTGACATCAAGGACGCCCGGCTCAAAGAGCACTACCAAGGCGAACTCGATGGGGATCGACAATGGCCGGAGCCGTGGATCTCACTGAATCCCGCCTTTGAGAGCGGCGGTCGGATAGACGAACTGGTCAACGAGGGCCTCCTTGATCCCGAGTGCGACCGAATCTTCCGAGTCAAGCAGCACCTGGAGGATCCGGGCCGGACACCGTTCACCCTGCACCGCCACCAACGCGAGGCCATCGAGGTAGCGCGCTCCGGCCAGAGCTATGTGCTGACGACAGGCACCGGGTCGGGCAAGTCGTTGGCTTACATCGTCCCGATCGTCGATCACGTGTTGAGGCGACCCCGGACGCCAGGGGTCAAGGCCATCATTGTGTACCCGATGAACGCGCTGGCGAACTCGCAGCGCGGCGAGCTCGAGAAGTTCCTGCGTAACGGTTATGGCGATGGACGAGAACCCGTCACATTCGCCCGCTACACGGGTCAGGAGCGGGGCGAAGAACGCGATCGGATTCTCGCGAGCCCGCCTGACATCTTGTTGACCAACTACGTGATGCTCGAGTTGGTGCTCACTCGACCCGAAGAGCGCGCCCGGTTGGTGAAGGCGGCGAAGGGGTTGCAGTTCCTCGTCCTGGACGAGTTGCACACCTACCGCGGACGTCAGGGAGCCGATGTGGCGATGCTGGTGCGCCGTGTTCGGGAGGCGTGCTCGTCGCCTCACCTGCAGTGTGTTGGGACGTCTGCCACGATGGCCAGCGGCGGGTCGACGCTTGATCAGAAGCGCACGGTCGCCGAGGTGGCCACACGCATCTTCGGCTCACCGGTGGTCCCTGAGCACGTGATCGGTGAGACCCTCACCCGGGCCACGGCAGCAGGAGCCGGCTCGGATGCTACTGCCCTGACCCAAGCGGTCAGGTCCGGGTACCTGCCCGACGACTACGCGGGACTAGCGGCGTCTCCACTGGCGTCGTGGATCGAAACGACGTTCGGCCTAGCCACCGAGGAGACGACGGGCCAGCTGATCCGACAGGTTCCCCGTCGGCTGCGCGAGCACGCTGCGCCGGCCCTGTCGGGGGTGACGGGGGTTCCGGTGCAGGACTGCCACGATGCGATCCGGAGGGCGCTCCTGAAGGGCTCCCGGGTGCGGCACCCTGAGACCGGCCGCCCCTTGTTCGCGTTCCGGCTGCACCAGTTCCTGTCCAAGGGCGACACGCTGCATGTGTCGTTGGAGCCGGAGCAGGACCGGTTCATCACCTCGAAGTACCAGGTGGCTGTCCCGTCGGCCCCCGAGAAGTTGCTGTTTCCGCTGGCGTTCTGCCGGGAGTGCGGGCAGGAGTACGCGGTGGTCAAGGCGGTCACCCGGCAGGGCGAGACGACCTACGCCCCGCGCGCATCCCGCGACATCACCGCGGGCGACGCGGTCGACGGCTATCTCTACGTGTCCACGCAGCTGCCCTGGCCGGCCGACCCCATCGCCGAGGGGCGCCTGCCCGACTCGTGGGTGGGCCCGGACAACCAGCCGCTGCTCAATAAGGTGCGCTACCTTCCACAGCGGGTTCGGGTCGACACAGCCGGTCAGCGGGTCGATGTGGGTGGGACGCCGGCAGCGTTCATCCCGTCGCCGTTCACGTTCTGCCTGTCCTGCCAGGTCAGCTACGAGCAGACTCGGGGCCGGGACTTCTCCAAGCTGATCACCCTGGACGCCGAGGGCCGCAGCTCGGCGGTGTCGGTGCTGTCGACGAGCCTGGTCCGCGCGCTGCGCGAGGTCCCCCCATCCGAGCTCCCCGCCGATGCCCGCAAGCTGCTGACGTTCGTCGACAACCGGCAGGACGCCAGCCTGCAGGCCGGTCACCTCAACGACTTCGTCCAGGTCGCCCAGCTCCGCGGCGCCCTGCACGCCGCCATGAAGGCCGCACCCCGCGGCCTGACCCACGAGAGCGTCGCCGGCAAGGTGGTGGACGCCCTTGGCCTGGAGTTCTCCGACTACGCCGCCGCCCCGGAAGCCGTCTACGCTGCCCGCACGCGCACCCAGCGGGCACTGCGTGAACTGGTGGAATACCGCCTCTATCTGGACCTCCAACGAGGTTGGCGCATCACGATGCCGAACCTCGAGCAGACCGGCCTGCTGCACGTAGGCTACGAATCCCTCGCCGAGATCGCCTCCGACCAGTCCCTCTGGACGGGTGCGCTGGGGCCCCTGCGCGATGCGCGCGACGGGCATCGAGAGGAGCTGTGCCGGATCGTCTTGGACGAGTCCCGCAAGGTGCTCGCCGTCGACGTCGACTGCCTCACTGAGTCGGGCTTCGAGCGGATCAAGCGCCAGTCGTCGCAGGAGCTGACCGGCGTGTGGGCCATCCCAGCCAACGAGACGGTCGCCCCGGTTGGCACCGTCTACGCGTTCGCCAGCCAGCCGGGCAAGGGACGCAATGACCTGCACCTGACCGGTCGCTCCGCGCTCGGGCGCTACCTGTCCCGCCCCAACCAGTTCCCCGGCCACCCCGACAAGCTGGGCATCGATGACGCCCAGCGCATCATCCAAGACATCCTCGGCGTCCTCACCAGGGCGGGGCTCCTCGTCGATGTCGAGGGCAACTACGGACGCCGCGGCTATCGGCTGAAGGCGTCTTCCCTCGTCTGGTCGGCGGGGGACGGCACGAGCGCCGCCGCCGACCCGATCCGCAAGACCGTGGACGCCGACACAGGCGGCCGGGTGAACGCGTTCTTCCGAACCCTCTATCAAGGGGTGGCCCGCGAGCTGCGTGGGCTGTCGGCCCGGGAGCATACCGCGCAGGTGAGTCCCATGGAGCGCGAGGAGCGCGAGCGTGCCTTCCGGAAGGGCACGCTGCCGCTGCTGTACTGCTCGCCGACGATGGAACTCGGCGTCGACATCTCGAGCCTGAACGCGGTGGGCCTGCGCAACGTCCCGCCGACGCCGGCGAACTACGCGCAACGCTCGGGCCGGGCCGGCCGTTCGGGGCAGCCAGCGCTCGTGCTGACGTACTGCGCGACGGGCAACTCCCACGACCAGTACTATTTCCGGCGCTCCGCGAACATGGTCGCGGGCTCGGTGGCCGCTCCCCGGCTCGACCTGGCCAACGAGGCGCTGCTGCGGAGCCACGTCCAGGCGGTGTGGCTCGCCGAGACCGGCGAGAAGCTCGGCTCGCGGATGACCGACTTGCTGGACGCCGAGGGCCGCCCCCCGTCGCTGGTGATGAAGCCCGAGAAGGAGCGCGCGTTCGCCGACCTGGAAGCCATCCGCCGGGCCACCCAGCATGCGCAGGCGATCATCGAGCCGATGCTCCCCGAGCTCAGGGCCACGGCCTGGTGGCAGGAGGACTGGGTCGCCGGTGTCGTCCGGGCCGCACCGCGCACACTGGACGAGTCGTGCGATCGGTGGCGCCGGCTCTACCTGGCCGCTCTCGCCGACCAGGACGCCCAGAACCGGATCGTCCTGGAGAGCCACCTGTCCCCGCGTGCCCGCCAGGCCGCGACGACCCGCCGCCGCGAGGCGGAGAACCAGCTGCGCCTGCTGCGCAACGAGGATGATGAGTCGGGCCACTCCGATTTCTACACCTACCGGTACTTCGCGTCCGAGGGCTTCTTGCCGGGCTACAGCTTCCCGCGACTGCCGTTGGCGGCCTACATCCCGGCGGTCCGCGGCACCGTGGGCCCTCGCGACGGCGGCGACTACATTCAGCGTCCGCGGTTTCTGGCAATCGCCGAGTTCGGCCCCGGCGCGCTGATCTACCACGAAGGCGCCCGCTATGAGGTGAACCGGGTCCAGGTGCCGCTGGCGCAGTCGGGCCAGGCGACCGTGGACACCTCCGAGGCCCGCCGCTGCGAGGCGTGCGGCTACCATCACGACCGCCGAGCGGGGCTCGACGTGTGCGAGAACTGCGGCGAGGAGCTTGGCGCCACCACCTATGGCTTGATGCAGCTCACTACCGTCTACACGCGTCGCCGGGAACGGATCTCGTCGGATGAGGAGGAGCGGCGCCGCGCCGGTTTCGAGTTGCAGACGTCCTACCGGTTCAGCCAACACGGCGCCCGCTCGGGCAAGCTCACCGCCGAAGTGCTGGCCGACGGCGAACCGCTGGCCGACCTGGCCTACGGCGACTCGGCAGAGGTGCGGGTCACCAACCGCGGGCGCCGCCGGCGCAAGGACCCGGCCGAAGTCGGCTTCTACCTGGATCCGGTGAAGGGCCAGTGGCTGTCTGACAGGGCCGGCGCTGACGCCGAGAGCGACGATGGTGACTCCGATCCGGACGAGGCGAACTCGCTGAGGGTGATCCCGTACGTACGGGACAACCGCAACATCCTCGTCCTCAGGCTGGCGGACGCTGTCCCCGACGAGGTCGCCACCACCCTGCGCTATGCGCTGGAACGGGGCGTCGAGGCGGCCTTCCAGTTGGAGGATTCCGAACTGGCGAGCGAGGCGCTGCCCGACGACCAGCACCGCGGCCGGATGTTGTTCACCGAGTCTGCCGAGGGAGGCGCCGGCGTCCTGCGTCGCCTGCAGGCCGAGTCGGGCGCCCTTGCGCTGGCCGCGCGCACTGCCCTGGAGATCACCCACTTCGACCCGGTCACCGGCGAGGACCGCGGCTCGGCCGAGGCGGGCAGCGAGCGCTGTGAGAAGGCGTGCTACGACTGCCTGCTGTCGTATGGCAATCAGTTTGAGCACACGGCGATCGACCGTCACCTGATCCGCGACCTGCTGCTGCGGTTCGCAGGTGCGCAAACGAGCGTATCGGCGTCGGACCTGCCGCGCGGCGAGCACGC